Proteins encoded together in one Helicobacter sp. 12S02232-10 window:
- a CDS encoding efflux RND transporter permease subunit has product MKSIQYCLKNPVVVCVGVIFLLLFGGIALSKMPYQLLPQVTRPIISIYTSYQGATPYEIEKEITDRQEKYLKNISGLNTITSTSREGMSIINLEFNIDTDMKLAFLNVSAKLDEVRGYPPNIEKPIIKTTGESIPIAVYLFVKTSEGNKEPIDHYKNFIYDEVIKYYERLNGVGEVYVSGGVSKQIQIVLDTQKLAFNNITMEEVIRAIQTQNTNITGGSIDFDQRNYRISTIGEYQNITSIYDTVIKSQGNKVILLKNIAKIVQGYENTTSYNIHNNDNVISLQIRPNADANILDLTDRVEKLTQKLNDGIMKKHQLTIDWGRDQRYYIQSSINQVKENIFAGIVLAALVLYLFLRNFSSLIVVALIIPISIIGSFILLQAFGRTLNVVSLAGISFAISMIIDSAIVVMANIIAHKDKGSSLWEAALKGTKEVIGALFASTITTVAIFIPIIGLKDEAGQLFVDIALASSSSILISFLVCIFVIPTFTLFMLQKLAYMPKIKIKVFSLLNKTIEQLGEKISNLLMQALKICTQSTLSKIFTIVIFVGFCCVFSFFAFPKTDYLPKGSQNFIISYLDPPPGLSLEEKDRIIKEIYEDFKPFLEINGYQQESAEDVPVIKDFFISSGTNMYFYLTAQNPDLAPDLVPYAQSVINSIPNITGVVLQQGIFSGASGSSIDININGNDLNSLLQTAQELIASLKTHFPNLSIRTVPSLEINNREINLYPDSRILALNGLNLTNFGTIIEVMLEGKKISQYKDDNGKNIDLVLKSSQNKNKSKMSPEDILYSQIYTPNGGILPINSLATIKNELGVSRIRHFEQNRNILLILNPKENEPLEKITDTISEKILPSIQKNTPDRMELSGNAGKLNKLKTELLGGFILAIIITYLILCALYSNFIYPFIIILTVPFATTGGLIGLYLVNKFIAPQNLDVITMLGFIILVGSVVNNAILIVYQTLINFKEYKIPAYESVLNATQSRLSPIYMSMLTSVFGLLPLVLFAGSGSEIYRGLGAVIIGGLVFSTLITVFVIPALLLFVIKDKRTER; this is encoded by the coding sequence ATGAAATCCATTCAATACTGTCTGAAAAATCCTGTTGTTGTCTGTGTGGGCGTGATTTTTTTACTTCTTTTTGGAGGCATCGCGCTTTCAAAAATGCCTTATCAGCTTCTCCCCCAAGTGACTCGCCCTATCATCAGCATTTATACGTCTTACCAAGGGGCGACACCTTATGAGATTGAAAAAGAAATCACCGATCGACAAGAAAAATATCTCAAAAATATTTCGGGTCTCAATACAATAACTTCGACTTCAAGAGAGGGAATGAGTATCATCAATCTTGAATTCAACATCGACACGGATATGAAATTAGCATTTTTGAATGTCAGTGCCAAACTTGATGAAGTCAGAGGATATCCTCCAAACATTGAAAAACCCATCATTAAAACAACTGGGGAGAGTATCCCTATTGCAGTGTATCTTTTTGTCAAGACTTCTGAAGGAAATAAAGAACCTATTGATCATTATAAAAATTTTATTTATGATGAAGTCATCAAATATTATGAACGCTTAAATGGCGTAGGAGAAGTTTATGTAAGCGGAGGGGTTAGCAAACAAATACAAATCGTTCTAGATACCCAAAAACTCGCCTTTAATAATATCACGATGGAAGAAGTCATCAGAGCCATCCAAACCCAAAACACAAACATCACTGGGGGCAGTATTGATTTTGATCAACGGAATTATCGTATTTCAACAATAGGAGAATATCAAAATATCACTTCTATCTATGATACTGTGATCAAATCTCAAGGGAACAAGGTTATTTTACTCAAAAATATTGCCAAAATTGTTCAGGGGTATGAAAACACAACTAGCTATAATATTCACAACAATGATAATGTGATTTCTTTGCAAATCCGTCCAAATGCTGATGCGAACATTTTAGATCTAACAGATCGGGTTGAAAAACTCACGCAAAAACTTAACGATGGGATTATGAAAAAACATCAACTTACCATTGATTGGGGAAGAGATCAAAGATACTATATACAATCCTCTATCAATCAAGTTAAAGAAAATATTTTTGCAGGCATTGTTTTAGCTGCACTGGTCTTATACCTCTTTTTGAGAAATTTTTCCTCGCTAATCGTGGTTGCTTTGATCATTCCCATTAGCATTATCGGTTCATTTATCCTGCTTCAGGCTTTTGGTAGAACGCTGAATGTGGTTTCTTTAGCAGGCATTTCGTTTGCGATCAGTATGATTATTGACAGTGCAATTGTTGTGATGGCCAATATCATTGCACACAAAGACAAAGGAAGTAGTCTTTGGGAGGCAGCCCTTAAAGGAACAAAAGAAGTTATTGGGGCACTCTTTGCCTCCACGATAACAACCGTAGCGATTTTTATCCCTATTATCGGACTTAAAGATGAAGCTGGACAACTTTTTGTTGATATTGCTCTAGCTTCAAGCAGTTCAATTTTGATTTCATTTTTGGTATGTATTTTTGTCATCCCGACATTTACTTTATTTATGCTCCAAAAGCTCGCCTATATGCCGAAAATAAAAATCAAAGTCTTTTCATTGCTGAATAAAACTATTGAACAGCTTGGGGAAAAAATCTCCAATCTTTTGATGCAAGCACTTAAAATATGTACGCAGAGTACTTTGTCTAAAATTTTTACTATCGTTATTTTCGTTGGGTTTTGTTGCGTATTCAGCTTTTTTGCATTCCCAAAAACAGACTACTTACCAAAAGGCTCTCAAAACTTCATCATCAGCTATCTAGACCCTCCACCTGGTCTTTCTCTTGAAGAAAAAGATCGAATCATCAAAGAAATCTATGAAGATTTCAAGCCCTTTTTAGAAATCAATGGCTACCAACAAGAATCTGCTGAAGATGTGCCTGTCATCAAAGATTTTTTTATCAGTTCAGGAACAAATATGTATTTTTACCTGACAGCCCAAAATCCAGATTTAGCCCCCGATTTAGTTCCTTACGCTCAAAGTGTCATCAACTCTATCCCAAATATCACCGGCGTGGTTCTCCAGCAAGGGATATTCAGCGGAGCAAGCGGATCAAGCATTGATATTAATATTAACGGCAACGATCTCAACTCTCTGCTCCAAACTGCTCAAGAGCTCATTGCCTCGCTCAAAACACACTTTCCAAATCTGAGTATCCGCACAGTCCCATCGCTTGAAATCAACAACCGCGAAATTAATCTTTACCCTGATTCTAGGATTCTTGCTCTAAACGGACTCAATCTGACTAATTTCGGCACAATTATAGAAGTGATGTTAGAAGGAAAAAAAATTTCCCAATACAAAGATGACAATGGAAAAAACATTGATCTCGTGCTGAAGTCTTCTCAAAATAAAAATAAATCCAAAATGTCACCCGAAGATATTCTTTACTCTCAAATCTATACACCTAATGGGGGTATATTGCCTATCAATTCTCTAGCAACAATCAAAAATGAATTAGGTGTATCACGCATTAGGCATTTTGAACAAAACAGAAATATTTTACTCATTCTCAATCCAAAAGAAAATGAACCACTGGAAAAAATAACTGACACCATCTCTGAAAAGATTCTTCCAAGTATTCAAAAAAATACTCCTGATAGAATGGAACTTAGTGGTAATGCAGGCAAACTAAACAAACTTAAAACTGAACTCTTAGGTGGATTTATACTTGCTATCATCATTACTTATCTGATACTTTGTGCACTCTATAGCAACTTCATCTATCCCTTTATCATCATTTTAACCGTGCCTTTTGCAACTACGGGAGGTTTGATAGGACTATATCTAGTAAATAAATTCATCGCCCCTCAAAATCTTGATGTGATTACAATGTTAGGCTTTATCATCTTAGTAGGTAGTGTGGTCAATAATGCAATCTTAATCGTATATCAAACACTCATTAATTTTAAAGAATATAAAATTCCTGCTTATGAATCTGTCTTAAATGCTACTCAAAGCAGGCTTTCACCGATTTATATGAGTATGCTTACAAGCGTTTTTGGGCTGTTGCCTCTAGTCTTGTTTGCAGGATCAGGAAGCGAAATTTATCGAGGATTGGGAGCAGTGATTATCGGCGGTCTAGTGTTTTCAACCCTTATCACGGTTTTTGTGATACCCGCACTTTTGTTATTTGTGATTAAAGACAAAAGGACTGAACGTTGA
- a CDS encoding DUF1561 family protein, producing MTQILKLIMIISAAITLCIADENHNLVPVVQKPTDKPKDKPIMLHSSGVKTCYIPTFRFDGAYVGILNCNDQNAKPARYDVFQRISYNINNVWVCLSAPKNVTEGKDQWDYIHLTPCVINDKSQRWIVKNNAFYTADGKFRIKSTDWLYITKDTKDANDHTLDISMKDWIDTIATPGNISIVSSIGWDLVTQSSMNRYYMGKNRSWDYYVSLYYNPDNGHIASYDPTTGSLFCMRSRITSTQDWNWVDWVSCDDTPSGRNNATFWGMDLMNKNGGVIKDFKGNALRVTRYGSNWGVPYTAKPAFLKSDTTHSPTSEFKVEKDLLDWIRYADGNVSKTLHYCPAPGISTQKRVKRDLPSDFSLNQDWIRRLYDIAVSTDGSAPIAGRCGVCLLHSYQMLGELGQYYPHSPLSSGGYFFNTAAGVNPFVSFSHRNSLLYDSLMDMTHWFGRPLLPGDNAFYRDMDIILASSISMLSQYDWTLTHRALNRQEIVTALTSLFNAPSGRAWIAVVVRRAPDGSINNHATPIIATQQGLVVIPTNTNMPFTAFTELIAPVNSAQALVDRLTRRSSGSYTLNGVALFAMRDFYTDSLDREISNHSCTGDGEDRRGSGLFPSAASVNQCVSGRCALSQ from the coding sequence ATGACTCAAATATTAAAATTAATAATGATCATTTCAGCTGCAATCACTCTTTGTATAGCAGATGAAAATCATAATCTTGTACCTGTGGTTCAAAAACCTACCGATAAGCCTAAGGATAAACCGATTATGTTGCATTCTTCGGGTGTAAAAACTTGCTATATCCCTACTTTTAGATTCGATGGGGCTTATGTGGGAATATTGAACTGCAATGATCAAAATGCCAAGCCCGCCAGATATGATGTATTCCAGAGGATTAGTTATAATATCAATAATGTATGGGTATGTCTGAGTGCTCCTAAGAATGTGACAGAAGGGAAGGATCAATGGGATTATATTCATTTAACTCCTTGCGTTATCAATGACAAAAGCCAACGATGGATCGTTAAAAATAATGCTTTTTATACTGCGGATGGAAAATTCCGTATCAAAAGTACCGATTGGCTCTATATTACCAAAGATACCAAAGACGCGAATGATCATACGCTTGATATCTCAATGAAGGATTGGATAGATACGATAGCCACACCCGGAAATATAAGTATTGTAAGCTCTATAGGTTGGGATTTGGTAACACAAAGCTCTATGAATCGCTATTATATGGGCAAGAACAGATCGTGGGACTATTATGTTTCGCTTTATTATAATCCTGACAATGGACATATTGCGAGTTATGATCCTACAACTGGAAGCCTTTTTTGTATGCGCAGTCGAATCACAAGCACCCAAGATTGGAATTGGGTTGATTGGGTTTCTTGTGATGATACACCTTCAGGTAGAAATAACGCGACTTTTTGGGGTATGGATTTGATGAATAAGAATGGGGGAGTGATAAAGGATTTTAAAGGCAATGCTTTAAGAGTTACTAGATATGGTTCTAATTGGGGCGTGCCCTATACTGCTAAACCTGCTTTTTTAAAAAGCGATACTACTCATAGTCCCACTTCTGAATTTAAAGTTGAAAAAGATTTGCTTGATTGGATACGCTATGCTGATGGAAATGTAAGCAAAACCCTACATTATTGCCCTGCTCCAGGAATAAGTACTCAAAAGCGAGTAAAAAGAGATTTACCTTCTGATTTTTCGCTCAATCAAGATTGGATAAGGCGTCTGTATGACATAGCTGTTTCTACGGATGGAAGCGCTCCTATTGCCGGAAGGTGTGGAGTGTGTCTATTGCATTCTTATCAAATGTTAGGGGAATTGGGTCAATATTATCCCCATAGTCCGCTTTCAAGCGGGGGTTATTTTTTTAATACCGCTGCAGGCGTAAATCCTTTTGTCTCTTTCTCTCACAGAAATTCTTTACTTTATGATAGCTTGATGGATATGACCCATTGGTTTGGTCGACCACTTCTTCCGGGAGATAATGCGTTTTATAGAGATATGGATATTATTTTGGCTTCTTCGATTTCAATGCTTTCTCAATACGATTGGACACTGACGCATAGGGCTTTAAATCGTCAAGAAATTGTTACGGCCTTAACCTCTCTTTTCAATGCTCCAAGCGGTAGGGCGTGGATAGCCGTTGTAGTCAGACGTGCCCCTGATGGGAGTATCAATAACCACGCCACACCCATTATTGCCACGCAACAAGGGTTAGTTGTGATTCCTACAAATACAAATATGCCTTTTACGGCTTTCACCGAATTGATAGCACCTGTAAATAGTGCCCAAGCATTGGTGGATAGGCTTACTAGAAGAAGCTCAGGGAGTTATACCTTAAACGGAGTAGCTTTATTTGCAATGAGGGATTTTTATACAGATTCTCTTGATAGGGAAATTTCCAATCATAGTTGCACAGGAGATGGGGAAGATAGACGTGGGAGTGGTCTTTTTCCTTCAGCAGCATCAGTCAATCAGTGTGTAAGTGGCAGATGTGCTTTGAGCCAATAG
- the rsmH gene encoding 16S rRNA (cytosine(1402)-N(4))-methyltransferase RsmH — protein MMNAPHIPVLLDEVLEVFEKIQEGIIVDCTLGFGGHSQALLEAKPAIRVIGIDKDAQARDFAQKRLQSFGDRFMCISGGFGEKFQEVLNTYGSMIKGVLADIGVSSLQLDSPDRGFGFASENLDMRMDTLASLNAYSVVNRYSAYELQRIFRDYGEIREYKKMASLIVERRAKKPFESAKDLSEFLQKHFKNPRIHPATLAFQAIRIEVNDELGELERLLNTLKDMHGAIFAVISFHSLEDRIVKNAFKQWSKSCVCDPLLYKCECGGNHSKGDIITKKPKIASDEEIFKNPRSRSAKLRAFAFKD, from the coding sequence ATGATGAATGCTCCCCATATCCCTGTTTTATTGGATGAGGTCCTTGAAGTGTTTGAAAAGATACAAGAGGGTATTATTGTTGATTGCACTTTAGGTTTTGGTGGCCATTCTCAAGCCCTTTTGGAAGCCAAGCCTGCCATTCGCGTAATTGGCATTGATAAAGATGCTCAAGCAAGAGATTTTGCTCAAAAAAGACTCCAAAGTTTCGGTGATCGTTTTATGTGTATAAGTGGGGGATTTGGCGAAAAGTTTCAAGAGGTTTTGAATACTTATGGCTCTATGATCAAAGGTGTTTTAGCTGATATCGGTGTGAGTTCCTTGCAACTTGATAGCCCTGATCGTGGTTTTGGTTTTGCGTCTGAAAATTTGGATATGCGAATGGATACGCTTGCTTCTTTGAATGCCTATAGCGTTGTAAATCGTTATTCTGCCTATGAACTTCAGAGGATTTTTAGAGATTATGGTGAAATCAGAGAATACAAAAAGATGGCTTCTTTGATTGTGGAGAGACGCGCAAAAAAACCTTTTGAATCCGCTAAAGATTTGAGTGAATTTTTACAAAAGCATTTTAAAAATCCTAGAATTCATCCCGCTACGCTTGCGTTTCAGGCAATTCGCATTGAGGTAAATGATGAGCTTGGAGAGCTTGAAAGGCTTTTGAATACACTTAAGGATATGCACGGGGCAATATTTGCAGTGATTTCTTTTCATTCTTTGGAGGACAGGATAGTAAAAAACGCTTTTAAACAATGGTCAAAATCGTGCGTTTGCGATCCTTTGCTCTACAAATGCGAATGCGGGGGCAATCATTCAAAAGGTGATATAATAACCAAAAAGCCCAAAATCGCATCTGATGAAGAAATCTTTAAAAATCCAAGATCGCGCAGTGCTAAGCTCAGGGCTTTTGCTTTTAAGGATTGA
- a CDS encoding efflux RND transporter periplasmic adaptor subunit yields the protein MFKTFILIFVLIAGMLGAKPIYVNTKPIRSGTLQKQEIFIGSINFKEISNIASQTQGVVKKVYFRIGQKVRKNQKLLSINDDLLQKDIQIKQAKLTQAQYSLQRQQKELERYKVLLDSQSVPLQEYENLEYKLKSQEANMLALQAELEISQVELAKKTIYAPFEGIIVEQKVHIAEWVNVGEPVCQILNNSDVEAIVDVPSSIAKNIKLGQKVNLTINNKNYQGNITALIPKADIRSRTFPVHIGVKNDGSFLDGMAVEAMLNIDGESKGFIVPRDSIVYYLGYPTIFIAKNNQAFAIRVETLSVQDSQALIRGKITEGEKVIYRGQDRLQNGSEIEEKNPRKK from the coding sequence ATGTTTAAAACGTTCATTTTGATTTTTGTGCTTATAGCAGGAATGCTTGGGGCAAAACCTATCTATGTCAATACCAAACCAATCCGAAGCGGAACACTACAAAAACAAGAGATTTTTATCGGTAGCATTAATTTTAAAGAGATTTCTAATATTGCTTCCCAAACTCAAGGCGTTGTCAAAAAAGTATATTTTCGTATCGGGCAAAAAGTCAGAAAAAACCAGAAGCTTTTAAGCATTAATGATGATTTGCTTCAAAAAGATATCCAAATCAAACAAGCCAAACTCACTCAAGCACAATACTCTCTTCAAAGGCAACAAAAAGAGCTTGAACGCTATAAAGTTCTCTTAGACAGTCAATCTGTCCCACTCCAAGAATATGAAAATCTTGAATACAAGCTCAAATCCCAAGAAGCCAATATGCTCGCTCTTCAGGCCGAACTTGAAATTTCTCAAGTTGAACTTGCTAAAAAAACCATTTATGCGCCATTTGAAGGTATCATTGTAGAACAAAAAGTCCATATTGCCGAATGGGTAAACGTAGGTGAGCCTGTTTGTCAAATTTTAAACAACTCCGATGTAGAAGCGATTGTTGATGTGCCAAGCTCAATTGCCAAAAATATCAAGTTAGGGCAAAAAGTCAATTTGACTATTAATAACAAAAACTATCAAGGCAACATCACTGCCCTCATTCCCAAAGCCGATATCCGATCGCGAACTTTTCCAGTTCATATCGGGGTGAAAAACGACGGGAGTTTTTTGGATGGAATGGCTGTGGAAGCAATGCTTAACATTGATGGAGAAAGCAAAGGATTTATCGTTCCAAGAGATAGTATCGTATATTATTTGGGATACCCAACCATCTTTATCGCCAAGAACAACCAAGCCTTTGCCATTAGGGTTGAAACCCTCTCTGTTCAGGATTCACAAGCCCTTATCAGAGGCAAGATTACCGAAGGCGAAAAAGTCATTTATCGCGGTCAAGACAGACTTCAAAACGGCAGTGAAATCGAAGAAAAAAATCCAAGAAAAAAATGA
- a CDS encoding heme-binding protein — protein sequence MKKLLLTFVLGALGILSILEASDSVYAGIVKPLYSTQNSQKVIGKLLPTSEVKIIKKSGNKVLLSFQGYIQKGIPNAIYFTMGQRILVAGLIKNADVPFKILKTQAAKESQTGDSKISLSHLKPKTGKDAQTLYQKISVELWSDDGGFSSDLKSLYSKADSLYSQNCSICHALHQPTEFKANQWPAVIRSMSSRTGLNKDEIYLVTQYLQKHASDTQIKELK from the coding sequence ATGAAAAAATTACTTTTAACTTTCGTATTAGGGGCACTGGGCATTTTAAGCATTCTTGAAGCAAGCGATTCGGTTTATGCTGGCATTGTAAAACCACTTTACAGCACTCAAAATTCCCAAAAAGTAATTGGGAAACTATTGCCCACTTCAGAGGTTAAGATCATCAAAAAATCGGGGAATAAAGTGCTTTTATCCTTTCAAGGGTATATTCAAAAAGGCATCCCAAATGCAATTTATTTCACGATGGGACAAAGGATCTTGGTCGCAGGACTTATTAAAAATGCAGACGTTCCTTTTAAGATTCTAAAAACTCAAGCAGCCAAAGAATCTCAAACAGGGGATAGCAAAATATCACTTTCCCACCTAAAACCCAAAACAGGAAAAGATGCCCAAACGCTTTATCAAAAAATATCTGTAGAGCTTTGGAGTGATGATGGGGGATTTAGTTCTGATTTAAAAAGCTTATATTCTAAGGCAGATAGTTTGTATTCTCAAAATTGTTCTATATGCCACGCTTTACACCAACCAACTGAATTCAAAGCTAATCAATGGCCTGCTGTTATCCGTTCAATGTCAAGCAGAACAGGACTCAATAAGGATGAAATCTATCTAGTAACACAGTATTTACAAAAACACGCAAGTGATACACAAATAAAGGAATTAAAATGA
- a CDS encoding MarR family transcriptional regulator: protein MQGENKDVALSIILASRQIKNYFSQELRPFNIGIEQIGTLIILEKEGPLNVTDLSNITLKDKGTISRTIESLCKKKFVAKNSKKEDNRITKISITPEGIEKLAVIKKNKQKITNIFTQTISDEEKKEFLRILEKITGVLN, encoded by the coding sequence ATGCAAGGAGAAAACAAAGATGTCGCACTCTCCATTATTCTCGCTTCTAGACAAATCAAAAATTATTTCAGTCAAGAACTTCGTCCTTTTAATATCGGAATCGAACAAATCGGCACACTCATCATCTTAGAAAAAGAAGGACCTCTCAACGTCACTGATCTCTCTAATATTACTCTCAAAGACAAAGGAACAATCTCTAGAACAATCGAATCCTTATGTAAAAAAAAATTTGTCGCAAAAAACTCCAAAAAAGAAGATAATCGAATCACAAAAATCAGCATCACTCCCGAAGGGATCGAAAAGCTCGCCGTCATCAAAAAGAACAAACAAAAAATCACCAATATTTTTACTCAAACAATTTCAGATGAAGAAAAAAAAGAATTTTTAAGAATTTTAGAAAAAATCACGGGGGTTTTAAATTAG
- a CDS encoding TolC family protein: MRFWFLFLTFWHFCFALDIGQAIDLAIRNSDKIKSQSYLYAQSQSVSKAKLSALMPKVDFGYIFSYNIPGASADYFLNSFNLTGRYNLFNGLRDYYAIKDSKQAQKSQNYVLQTNIADVALETKMAYISILQAMDTLQIAQQSKKLLEAQKQKAQQFYNQGFRAKNEVLSVEVLIANADITLKNNQLNLEYFKNTLGTLTGLTIHPEELQDIDTPTQINFDLEVILDKVLSENPDYLYLRSLLQSASLEVNIAKGAFMPTIDVIGTKFWYINGGSIARTSYALQSQARVVFSWNIFDGLSDHYNYQAKKLYYLSLLSKINQYKKDLRIQINKIMNEFELAKEQFKVASISLKQAEENYRIINNRYTQNIATYTELLNAQFLLTTAKTNITQSKYEIAISLAKIDRLLNTNSIHSVTASENK, encoded by the coding sequence TTGAGATTTTGGTTTTTATTTTTGACTTTCTGGCATTTCTGCTTTGCGCTTGACATCGGGCAAGCCATTGATTTAGCTATCAGGAACAGCGACAAAATCAAATCTCAAAGCTATCTTTACGCACAATCTCAAAGCGTCTCTAAAGCCAAACTCTCTGCCCTTATGCCAAAGGTAGATTTTGGGTATATCTTCAGCTATAACATTCCAGGTGCTTCTGCAGATTATTTTTTAAATAGTTTTAATCTTACAGGCAGATACAATCTCTTTAATGGATTAAGAGATTATTATGCAATTAAAGATTCCAAACAAGCGCAAAAAAGCCAAAATTATGTCCTACAAACCAATATTGCTGATGTCGCTTTAGAAACCAAAATGGCTTATATTTCGATCTTGCAGGCAATGGATACGCTACAAATTGCCCAACAATCCAAAAAACTCCTTGAAGCTCAAAAACAAAAGGCGCAGCAATTTTATAATCAGGGATTTCGGGCCAAAAACGAAGTTTTAAGCGTGGAAGTTTTAATCGCTAATGCTGATATAACACTCAAAAATAACCAGCTAAATTTGGAATATTTTAAAAATACTTTGGGAACGCTTACAGGCTTAACTATCCACCCTGAAGAACTTCAAGACATCGACACACCTACCCAAATTAACTTTGATCTAGAAGTCATATTAGATAAGGTCTTATCAGAAAATCCCGACTATTTGTATTTACGCTCACTTTTACAATCTGCTTCCCTAGAGGTAAATATCGCCAAAGGTGCTTTTATGCCAACTATTGATGTTATCGGGACAAAATTTTGGTATATCAACGGCGGTAGCATAGCGCGCACGAGTTATGCCCTCCAAAGTCAGGCAAGAGTTGTTTTTTCTTGGAATATATTTGATGGATTAAGCGATCATTACAATTATCAGGCAAAAAAGCTTTATTATCTCTCATTATTGAGCAAAATCAACCAATACAAAAAAGACCTTAGAATTCAGATCAATAAAATTATGAACGAATTCGAACTTGCCAAAGAACAATTCAAGGTCGCCTCAATCTCTTTGAAACAAGCTGAAGAAAACTACCGAATCATTAATAATCGATATACTCAAAATATTGCCACCTATACCGAGCTTTTAAATGCTCAATTTCTACTAACCACTGCTAAAACTAATATCACGCAATCCAAATACGAAATCGCTATCTCACTAGCCAAAATTGACAGGCTTTTAAACACTAACTCTATCCATTCTGTTACTGCTTCTGAAAACAAATAA